One bacterium genomic window carries:
- the ruvX gene encoding Holliday junction resolvase RuvX codes for MKILAIDPGGKRVGLAASDALHLTTRLLPVLQVKQLKSSVPELVKLIAQEDFTKVVVGLPLNMDGSEGAAAKGARELAKALEAALKKKKLSCEVELWDERLTTFEAEQRTRQQGVAKAKAKAFLDSVAAEVLLEDYLSSHSKVKI; via the coding sequence AAAATTTTAGCCATCGATCCCGGCGGCAAGCGAGTCGGCCTTGCGGCCAGCGACGCCCTTCATCTCACAACCCGGCTGCTGCCGGTGCTCCAAGTCAAGCAGCTCAAGTCCTCAGTGCCTGAGCTGGTCAAGCTGATCGCCCAGGAGGACTTCACCAAGGTCGTCGTCGGCCTTCCGCTCAACATGGACGGAAGCGAGGGCGCGGCCGCCAAGGGAGCCAGGGAGCTGGCCAAGGCCCTCGAGGCGGCGCTGAAGAAAAAAAAGTTGAGCTGCGAGGTCGAGCTTTGGGACGAGCGGCTCACCACGTTCGAAGCCGAGCAAAGAACCCGCCAGCAAGGCGTGGCCAAGGCCAAAGCCAAGGCTTTTCTCGATTCGGTGGCGGCCGAAGTGCTGCTCGAAGACTACCTCTCCTCCCATTCCAAGGTTAAAATATGA